Proteins from a single region of Stutzerimonas stutzeri:
- a CDS encoding GGDEF domain-containing protein, giving the protein MRLASNQGDSGMRMLPGGGDAQTLLALMHARAEAARLGERERLFSTLLGGVNAVLWAFDWQAQRMIYVSPAYERIFGRSPALLLADYGEWRNAIYPDDVEYAQKSMLAVLDEGAVETREYRIIRGDGQLRWLSDKCFIGRKAEHGQGPIIVGIAEDITEKKQLEGELQRLATTDVLTQSSNRRHFFECARAEFERARQFASPLGFLLLDIDDFKRINDTHGHQMGDQVLQKVARCGASVLRQSDLFGRIGGEEFAAVLPGCQPDLAEQIAERLQREIERVVFTAENGDRFRVTASLGLTYLKASDPELSTVFARADAAMYTAKRLGKNQVIIG; this is encoded by the coding sequence ATGCGGCTGGCAAGCAATCAGGGTGATTCGGGAATGAGAATGCTGCCGGGCGGCGGGGATGCGCAGACTTTGCTTGCGCTGATGCACGCGCGGGCAGAGGCAGCGCGTCTGGGCGAGCGAGAGCGGCTCTTCAGTACGTTGCTGGGCGGCGTCAATGCGGTGCTCTGGGCCTTCGACTGGCAGGCGCAACGGATGATCTACGTCAGCCCGGCCTATGAGCGCATCTTCGGCCGTTCACCGGCCCTGTTGCTGGCCGATTACGGCGAGTGGCGCAACGCGATCTATCCAGACGACGTCGAATATGCCCAGAAGAGCATGCTCGCCGTGCTCGACGAGGGCGCGGTGGAAACCCGTGAGTACCGCATCATTCGTGGCGACGGGCAACTGCGCTGGCTGAGCGACAAGTGCTTCATCGGACGCAAGGCCGAGCATGGCCAGGGGCCGATCATCGTCGGCATCGCCGAGGACATCACCGAGAAGAAGCAACTCGAAGGCGAGTTGCAGCGCCTGGCGACGACCGATGTGCTGACCCAGAGCAGCAACCGCCGGCACTTCTTCGAGTGTGCCCGTGCCGAATTCGAGCGCGCCCGGCAGTTCGCTTCACCCCTGGGCTTCCTGCTACTGGATATCGATGACTTCAAGCGCATCAATGACACCCACGGGCACCAGATGGGCGATCAGGTGCTGCAGAAAGTCGCCCGTTGCGGGGCCTCCGTTCTGCGCCAGAGCGATCTGTTCGGGCGCATCGGCGGTGAGGAATTCGCCGCTGTGCTGCCTGGCTGTCAGCCGGACTTGGCCGAGCAAATCGCCGAGCGCCTGCAACGCGAAATCGAGCGCGTGGTGTTCACCGCCGAAAACGGCGATCGCTTCCGGGTTACGGCCAGTTTGGGCCTGACCTACCTCAAGGCCAGCGATCCCGAGCTGAGCACGGTATTCGCCCGTGCCGACGCGGCGATGTATACCGCCAAGCGCCTGGGCAAGAATCAGGTAATTATCGGCTGA
- the desA gene encoding delta-9 fatty acid desaturase DesA produces MWHTGLLDLSVWQLIATTLLLTHVTIVSVTVYLHRYSAHRSLELHSALKHFFRFWLWLTTAMNTREWTAIHRKHHAKCETPDDPHSPVHKGLSTVVRKGAELYMEEAKNEETLRIYGKNCPDDWIERNLYSRFPNAGIVLMLLIDLALFGVVGLSIWAVQMIWIPFWAAGVVNGLGHAVGYRNFECRDAATNLVPWGIIIGGEELHNNHHTYPNSAKLSVRKWEFDMGWAWIRLFSLFGLAKVNRTAPIAHRIEGKQLLDMDSAMAILNNRFQIMAQYRKLVILPLVRQEIGRADATLRHQLRRAKRLLSREPSLLQEEQQAHIDVMLEQSQALKVIYEKRLALQQIWTRTSSNSHDMLAAIKQWVTEAEASGIQSLREFAEHLWTYSLRPSVAPV; encoded by the coding sequence ATGTGGCACACCGGTTTACTCGACCTTTCCGTCTGGCAGCTCATCGCGACCACGCTGTTGCTGACTCACGTCACCATCGTCAGCGTCACGGTTTACCTGCATCGCTATTCGGCGCATCGCTCGCTCGAGCTGCATTCAGCGCTCAAGCACTTCTTCCGCTTCTGGCTGTGGCTGACCACGGCGATGAACACTCGCGAGTGGACCGCCATCCACCGCAAACACCACGCCAAATGCGAAACCCCGGATGACCCGCACAGCCCTGTTCACAAGGGTTTGAGCACGGTGGTGCGCAAAGGCGCCGAGCTGTACATGGAGGAGGCAAAGAACGAGGAGACGCTGCGTATCTACGGCAAGAACTGCCCGGACGACTGGATCGAGCGCAACCTGTATTCGCGCTTTCCCAACGCCGGCATCGTGCTGATGCTGCTGATCGATCTGGCACTGTTCGGCGTCGTCGGCCTGAGCATCTGGGCCGTGCAGATGATCTGGATTCCGTTCTGGGCCGCTGGTGTGGTCAATGGCCTCGGTCACGCGGTCGGCTACCGCAACTTCGAGTGTCGCGACGCGGCGACCAATCTGGTGCCCTGGGGCATCATCATTGGCGGCGAAGAGCTGCACAACAATCACCACACCTATCCCAACTCTGCCAAGCTATCGGTACGCAAGTGGGAGTTCGACATGGGCTGGGCCTGGATACGTCTGTTCAGCCTGTTCGGGCTGGCCAAGGTGAACCGCACCGCACCCATCGCTCACCGCATCGAAGGCAAGCAGCTGCTGGATATGGACAGCGCCATGGCAATCCTCAACAACCGCTTCCAGATCATGGCGCAGTACCGCAAGTTGGTCATCCTGCCTCTGGTGCGCCAGGAAATCGGCCGTGCCGACGCCACCCTGCGTCACCAGTTGCGTCGCGCCAAGCGCCTGCTATCGCGCGAGCCAAGCCTGCTGCAGGAGGAGCAACAGGCGCATATCGACGTCATGCTGGAGCAAAGTCAGGCACTCAAGGTGATCTACGAAAAGCGCCTGGCACTGCAGCAGATCTGGACGCGAACCAGCTCCAACAGCCACGACATGCTTGCCGCCATCAAACAGTGGGTCACCGAGGCCGAAGCCAGCGGCATCCAGTCGCTGCGCGAATTTGCCGAACATCTGTGGACCTACTCGCTGCGCCCGTCCGTCGCCCCTGTTTGA
- a CDS encoding PAS domain S-box protein, giving the protein MAGPPMSNAGISTPHRIFALGSLLLVLLFGGLAFNDFRARDAAWHLEIENHGELQSMALQSAQVSQRRQADMVAAALAGNAELLRHFRQIDTALRDGLTLDDPQVQLLRQRLRTTLTPAWSAMQRHQALQLQVFWGEAGIALLRMQQPERFGDAAATQRPLLQRVLDEGVGQFGMEVDDRGVSSRAIIALRAADDPSSDVIGALEVGYNVLPELPDLSDQLAAGLALIVNRDAVHAAQRTPPSGVQMSGDGRWLLIGHSATQILHWSQTGMLPEPESGPASRLLSADGRTYMLNQIPLHGERQAAPSRPLLAAALVWRDISAMQREHQQAERRLLIKWGLAWLVVEALLLMLAFLLQRRASVQQQYQFAQQQQGRRRQRLLDRAQKIASLLPGVVFQLKRFPSGRYAFLYASEGARELYGIDPQRLLEDAPQALAHVHPDDLPRLKVTLLRLAADPGTGAVEFRIQHPQRGLLWAEGRATAERLPDGTVLWHGFVTEITELMEATRALQKSESRFRAMVGNLPGVVYRCRNDGRRRMSYLSDGIERLTGYPASDFVGDRVRSFASLIHADDLPLARQHPEQDTFESIYRLTNAEGRTVYVREKARVLHERDDPVGWCDGFIWDVTDQALAKEEMLQRERYLSMLIDNVIDAIIIIDARGVIETFNHAAEQIFGYSSEEMIGRNLSMLMPEPDRGAHDGYLEAYDRRGVSHALEQNRELTALRRTGETFTIELRVSQISHHGERKFIGLVRDITERKRIERMKSELVSIVSHELRTPLTSISGALGLIVGGALGEPSPAMLQMLSIAHQNSQRLGRLVDDLLDMDKLVAGKMTLELREHSVASQLQLAMGANHAYAATLGVYLELLPMPELQLIADDDRLQQVLANLISNAVKFSPEGGTVSLGAQCRGDWVRISVRDQGPGIAPEFHTRIFQKFSQADSSDTRQKGGTGLGLAISKELIEHMHGHIGFDSEPGHGACFWCELPLASAASEQP; this is encoded by the coding sequence ATGGCCGGCCCGCCGATGAGTAATGCCGGCATCTCGACCCCCCACCGGATCTTCGCCCTTGGCAGCCTGCTACTGGTGCTGCTGTTTGGCGGTCTGGCCTTCAATGATTTTCGCGCCCGCGACGCGGCTTGGCATCTGGAAATCGAAAACCATGGTGAGCTGCAGAGCATGGCGCTGCAGAGTGCGCAGGTAAGTCAGCGTCGACAGGCCGATATGGTCGCCGCAGCCTTGGCCGGAAATGCCGAACTCCTGCGCCATTTTCGTCAGATCGATACTGCCCTGCGCGATGGACTGACGCTGGACGATCCGCAAGTCCAATTGCTGCGCCAGCGGCTGCGCACGACGCTGACACCGGCCTGGAGCGCCATGCAGCGCCACCAGGCCCTGCAGCTGCAGGTTTTCTGGGGCGAAGCCGGAATTGCTCTGCTGCGCATGCAGCAACCGGAACGTTTCGGCGATGCTGCCGCAACGCAGCGGCCGTTGCTGCAGCGTGTGCTCGACGAGGGTGTCGGGCAGTTCGGCATGGAGGTCGACGACCGGGGCGTCAGCAGTCGCGCCATCATTGCGCTGCGGGCAGCAGATGATCCTTCCAGCGACGTCATTGGCGCCCTGGAGGTTGGCTATAACGTGCTTCCGGAGTTGCCTGATCTCAGCGATCAACTCGCCGCTGGGTTGGCCTTGATCGTCAATCGCGATGCCGTGCATGCCGCTCAGCGTACGCCGCCCAGTGGCGTCCAGATGAGCGGTGACGGGCGCTGGCTGCTGATCGGCCACTCGGCGACGCAGATCCTGCACTGGTCACAGACGGGCATGCTGCCGGAGCCGGAAAGCGGCCCGGCCTCGCGCTTGCTCAGCGCTGACGGGCGCACTTACATGCTCAACCAGATTCCGCTTCACGGTGAGCGTCAGGCCGCGCCATCGCGGCCACTGCTGGCGGCGGCGCTGGTCTGGCGTGATATCAGCGCCATGCAGCGTGAACATCAGCAGGCCGAGCGTCGGCTGTTGATCAAATGGGGCCTGGCCTGGCTGGTCGTCGAAGCGCTGTTGCTAATGCTGGCGTTCCTGCTGCAGCGACGGGCCAGCGTGCAGCAGCAGTATCAGTTCGCTCAACAGCAGCAAGGCCGTCGGCGCCAGCGGCTGTTGGATCGGGCGCAGAAGATTGCCAGCCTGCTGCCAGGCGTGGTGTTTCAGCTCAAGCGCTTCCCCAGTGGTCGCTACGCCTTCCTATACGCCAGCGAAGGTGCGCGGGAGCTATACGGCATCGACCCGCAGCGGTTGCTCGAGGATGCGCCCCAAGCGCTGGCTCATGTTCATCCCGATGACCTGCCTCGCCTGAAGGTCACATTGCTGCGCTTGGCAGCCGACCCGGGAACCGGCGCGGTCGAATTTCGCATTCAGCATCCGCAGCGCGGCCTCCTCTGGGCCGAAGGCCGTGCGACGGCCGAACGGCTGCCCGACGGAACGGTGCTGTGGCATGGCTTCGTCACCGAAATCACGGAGCTGATGGAGGCAACCCGTGCGCTGCAGAAGAGCGAGAGCCGCTTCCGCGCCATGGTTGGCAACCTGCCGGGCGTGGTCTACCGCTGTCGCAACGATGGTCGCCGGCGCATGAGCTACCTCAGCGACGGCATCGAACGCCTGACCGGCTACCCGGCCAGCGATTTCGTCGGCGACCGCGTGCGCAGCTTCGCCAGCCTGATCCACGCCGACGACTTGCCGCTGGCCCGACAACATCCCGAGCAGGATACGTTCGAGAGTATCTACCGGCTCACCAACGCCGAGGGCCGCACCGTGTATGTGCGCGAGAAAGCCCGCGTGCTGCACGAGCGCGACGACCCGGTCGGCTGGTGCGACGGCTTCATCTGGGACGTCACCGACCAGGCATTGGCCAAGGAGGAGATGCTGCAGCGCGAGCGTTACCTGAGCATGCTGATCGACAACGTGATCGACGCCATCATCATCATCGACGCGCGCGGTGTCATCGAGACCTTCAACCACGCCGCCGAGCAGATTTTCGGCTACAGCAGCGAGGAAATGATCGGTCGCAACCTGTCGATGCTCATGCCCGAACCCGACCGCGGGGCCCATGACGGCTATCTCGAGGCCTACGATCGCCGCGGCGTTTCCCACGCACTGGAACAGAACCGCGAGCTCACCGCCCTGCGCCGCACCGGCGAAACCTTCACCATCGAGCTGCGGGTTTCGCAGATCAGCCACCACGGCGAGCGCAAGTTCATCGGGCTGGTGCGCGACATCACCGAGCGCAAACGCATCGAGCGGATGAAAAGCGAGCTGGTGTCCATCGTCAGTCATGAGCTGCGCACGCCATTGACCTCGATTTCCGGCGCGCTCGGTCTGATCGTCGGTGGCGCCTTGGGCGAGCCATCGCCCGCCATGCTGCAGATGCTGAGCATCGCCCATCAGAACAGCCAGCGCCTGGGCCGTTTGGTGGACGACCTGCTGGATATGGACAAGCTCGTCGCCGGCAAGATGACGCTCGAGCTGCGCGAGCATTCGGTGGCATCACAGCTGCAGCTGGCTATGGGGGCCAATCATGCGTATGCGGCCACGCTCGGCGTGTACTTGGAGCTGCTGCCAATGCCCGAGCTGCAGCTGATAGCAGACGACGACCGGTTACAGCAGGTACTGGCCAATCTCATCTCCAATGCGGTCAAATTCTCGCCTGAAGGCGGCACCGTCTCGCTCGGCGCGCAATGCCGCGGCGACTGGGTGCGGATCAGCGTGCGTGATCAGGGCCCGGGCATCGCGCCCGAATTCCACACACGGATATTCCAGAAGTTTTCCCAGGCCGACTCGTCTGATACGCGGCAGAAAGGCGGTACCGGGCTAGGCCTGGCCATCAGCAAGGAGCTGATCGAACACATGCATGGCCACATCGGCTTCGATTCCGAACCCGGCCATGGCGCCTGTTTCTGGTGTGAGCTACCGCTCGCGTCGGCGGCCAGCGAACAACCCTGA
- a CDS encoding response regulator, whose translation MAELRRILHVEDDPSIQAVTKLALEAIGGYQVLSCSSGAQALEEVEAFAPDFILLDVMMPGMDGPQTLLKLRERIDLERIPVTFMTAKVQPGEIEHLRKLGARDVIVKPFDPMQLAGQIRSIWLTGRY comes from the coding sequence ATGGCCGAGCTCAGGCGCATCCTTCACGTTGAAGACGACCCATCGATTCAGGCGGTGACCAAACTCGCCCTGGAAGCTATTGGCGGTTACCAGGTGCTGTCCTGCTCCTCCGGCGCACAGGCGCTGGAAGAGGTCGAAGCCTTCGCCCCCGATTTCATCCTGCTGGACGTGATGATGCCGGGTATGGACGGCCCGCAGACGCTGCTCAAGCTGCGCGAGCGAATCGACCTGGAGCGGATTCCGGTAACATTCATGACGGCCAAGGTTCAGCCGGGCGAGATCGAGCACCTGCGCAAGCTCGGCGCGCGCGACGTGATTGTCAAACCTTTCGACCCGATGCAGCTGGCCGGGCAGATTCGCAGCATTTGGCTGACTGGCCGATACTAA
- a CDS encoding ATP-binding protein yields the protein MESPQAIPAPMPSAAQPRELSRLAALLRYEILDTPEESAFDDFTALAAQMCDTPIALISLVDDRRQWFKSRVGLDVSETPRDISFCTYTITGEQIFEVPDALQDPRFRDNPLVQGDPHIRFYAGTPLTSPDGHNLGTLCVIDRKPRRLSSEQRETLERLGRQVIRLFEQHLLAHRHAEQAALQQAILDSASSAVLITRPDGIVTSVNPTAERLLGYSEQALAGHPLTTALFRHEALERRAKLLSSELEMPVEAGFAVLTAPLHLGRREMSEWRLRHQSGSEVPVLLGVTAIHDEQEQLRGYLINAYDLAYQEQLQLRLQQIAAQVPGMLFQFHWRGNGSSCFPYVSEGVEQIYGLSPGQLASSFAPIVGRVHALDRSTLLSSIRKAAAELTPWHSEHRVDHPRKGLIWVEARATPLRQVDGSVLWHGFVTDITARKAEQLDLDKQQEMNRRLLEALSEAVIACDAEGNLTLFNEKAKQWHGADAAPVSPDEWASHYQLYRADGVTPLQPEEIPLRRALGGEHVIDHEMVLLSQGTPRHVLSNADPLYTSDGQLLGAVAVLHDITERKRIERLQREFISTVSHELRTPLTSITGALALVCSNVMGEVPGQMRELLDIAQQNSQRLGALIDDLLDMDKLHAGKMRFDLLEQPLLPQLELALRSNGSYAERHGVQLRLGDCPAVQVEIDAMRLQQVLSNLLSNAAKFSPPGEQVELSARMRDGHVRVSVRDRGPGISDEFRERVFQKFAQADSSDSRQQGGTGLGLAISKELIEHMGGQIGFESAPGQGACFWFELPVRGETKESS from the coding sequence ATGGAGTCACCGCAAGCAATCCCGGCGCCGATGCCATCCGCCGCGCAGCCACGCGAACTCTCGCGCCTGGCGGCCCTGCTGCGTTACGAAATCCTCGATACGCCCGAAGAAAGCGCCTTCGACGACTTCACCGCGCTGGCCGCGCAGATGTGCGACACCCCGATTGCACTGATCTCGCTGGTCGATGACCGCCGCCAGTGGTTCAAGAGCCGGGTCGGCCTGGACGTCAGCGAAACCCCGCGTGACATCTCTTTCTGCACCTACACCATCACCGGCGAGCAGATCTTCGAGGTACCCGACGCGCTGCAGGATCCGCGCTTTCGCGACAACCCGCTGGTGCAGGGCGATCCGCACATCCGCTTCTACGCCGGTACGCCGCTGACCTCGCCGGACGGCCACAACCTCGGCACGCTGTGCGTCATCGACCGCAAGCCGCGGCGGCTGAGCAGCGAACAGCGGGAAACCCTAGAACGCCTGGGCCGCCAGGTGATCCGCCTGTTCGAGCAGCACCTGCTGGCGCACCGGCATGCCGAGCAGGCGGCATTGCAGCAGGCGATCCTCGACAGCGCCTCCAGCGCCGTGCTGATCACCCGCCCGGACGGCATCGTCACCAGCGTCAACCCGACCGCCGAACGCCTGCTCGGCTACAGCGAGCAGGCGCTGGCCGGCCACCCGCTGACCACTGCCCTCTTTCGCCACGAAGCGCTGGAGCGGCGCGCCAAGCTGCTCTCCAGCGAACTCGAGATGCCGGTGGAAGCGGGATTCGCAGTGCTCACCGCGCCGCTGCACCTTGGCCGCCGGGAGATGTCCGAGTGGCGCCTGCGCCACCAGAGCGGCAGCGAAGTGCCGGTGCTGCTGGGCGTCACCGCCATCCACGATGAACAGGAACAGCTGCGTGGCTACCTGATCAACGCCTACGACCTGGCCTACCAGGAACAACTGCAGCTGCGCCTGCAGCAGATCGCCGCGCAGGTGCCGGGCATGCTTTTCCAGTTTCACTGGCGTGGCAACGGCAGCTCCTGCTTTCCCTACGTCAGCGAAGGGGTCGAGCAGATCTACGGCCTCAGCCCGGGGCAGCTGGCCAGCAGCTTCGCGCCCATCGTCGGGCGCGTGCACGCACTCGATCGCAGCACCCTGCTGAGCAGCATCCGCAAGGCCGCCGCCGAGCTCACGCCGTGGCACAGCGAGCACCGCGTCGACCACCCACGCAAGGGCCTGATCTGGGTCGAGGCGCGCGCCACACCGCTGCGCCAGGTCGATGGCTCGGTGCTCTGGCACGGTTTCGTCACCGACATCACCGCACGCAAGGCCGAGCAGCTGGACCTGGACAAGCAGCAGGAAATGAACCGGCGTCTGCTCGAAGCGTTGAGCGAGGCGGTGATCGCCTGCGACGCCGAGGGCAATCTGACCCTGTTCAACGAGAAGGCCAAGCAATGGCACGGCGCCGATGCCGCGCCGGTGTCACCGGACGAATGGGCCAGCCATTACCAGCTGTACCGGGCCGATGGCGTCACGCCGCTGCAGCCGGAAGAGATCCCGCTGCGCCGCGCCCTTGGCGGCGAACACGTGATCGATCACGAGATGGTCCTGCTCAGCCAGGGCACGCCGCGCCATGTGCTGTCCAACGCCGATCCGCTGTACACCTCCGATGGCCAGCTGCTGGGCGCTGTCGCCGTGCTGCACGACATCACCGAGCGCAAGCGCATCGAGCGTCTGCAGCGCGAATTCATCTCCACGGTCAGCCACGAGCTGCGCACGCCGCTGACCTCCATCACCGGCGCGCTGGCGCTGGTCTGCTCCAATGTCATGGGCGAGGTTCCCGGGCAGATGCGCGAGCTGCTGGACATCGCCCAGCAGAACAGCCAGCGCCTCGGGGCACTGATCGACGACCTGCTGGACATGGACAAGCTGCACGCCGGCAAGATGCGCTTCGACCTGCTCGAGCAGCCGCTACTGCCGCAGCTGGAGCTGGCCCTGCGCAGCAATGGCAGCTACGCCGAACGCCATGGCGTGCAGCTGCGCCTGGGCGACTGCCCGGCGGTGCAGGTGGAAATCGACGCCATGCGCCTGCAGCAGGTGCTGAGCAACCTGCTGTCGAACGCCGCGAAGTTTTCGCCGCCTGGCGAGCAGGTCGAACTGTCGGCCCGCATGCGTGACGGCCATGTGCGGGTCAGCGTCCGAGACCGGGGCCCAGGGATTTCCGACGAATTCCGTGAACGGGTATTCCAGAAGTTCGCCCAGGCCGATTCGTCCGACAGCCGCCAGCAGGGCGGCACCGGCCTCGGTCTGGCGATCAGCAAGGAGCTGATCGAGCACATGGGCGGACAGATCGGCTTCGAATCCGCACCCGGCCAGGGCGCCTGCTTCTGGTTCGAGCTGCCCGTCCGGGGCGAGACCAAGGAGAGTTCGTGA
- a CDS encoding response regulator codes for MNRQLKRILHVEDVPSIQVVTRIALEKIGGFEVLSCPSGQAALDQVQAFAPDLILLDVMLPQMDGIELVRQLGDLVDLQQIPVVFLTGHLQPERLQELRQLGVRQVLNKPFDPLQLASQLQQVWEAEHG; via the coding sequence GTGAACAGACAGCTCAAGCGCATCCTGCACGTCGAGGACGTTCCTTCCATTCAGGTGGTGACGCGCATCGCCCTGGAAAAGATCGGCGGCTTCGAGGTGCTCAGCTGTCCGTCCGGCCAGGCGGCCCTGGACCAGGTTCAGGCCTTCGCCCCCGACCTGATCCTGCTCGATGTGATGCTGCCGCAGATGGATGGCATCGAGCTGGTCCGCCAACTCGGCGATCTGGTGGACCTGCAGCAGATTCCGGTGGTCTTTCTCACCGGCCATCTGCAGCCCGAGCGGCTGCAGGAGCTGCGCCAGCTCGGTGTGCGCCAGGTGTTGAACAAACCCTTCGACCCCCTGCAGCTGGCCTCCCAGCTGCAGCAGGTGTGGGAGGCCGAGCATGGATGA
- a CDS encoding diguanylate cyclase: MDERARLALQEQLTQLEQQFGERLQADLAELATLARDLQQTRATGSRRQLMLSVRERLHRLAGAAGTFGFASLGDNARQLEQRADRWLDSAKPGSRAADAFAAALLQLASETPGQEREGAAALPVHHEEPAPGCRIYLMKRDPIAATSMAVTLRNFGYMVSQWHDFAALEQALANELPDALIVGIEHESEFDALAALQQSLEQPLPLLVIHDRNDFTSQLAAVRAGAQGFFVRPLDITQLENSLERCLDRQQGEPFRVLIVDDDAELAARYSLVLRNAQMQVQTLTEPTRVLDAMRSFNPEVVLLDVNMPECSGPELAQMIRLHDEWLWVTIIYLSAETDTHRQMAALLKAGDDFITKPISDSALVAGVYSHAQRARSLSTALARDSLTGLLKHADIKEQLALEVQRSSRSGKPASVVMLDLDHFKQVNDTYGHAAGDNVIRALANLLRQRLRRIDSLGRYGGEEFVAVLPECSALQARRIFDEIRVRFAALTFNAGDHQEFRVTFSAGICETDEHSAASVLLERADQALYLAKHQGRNQVQVAER, translated from the coding sequence ATGGATGAGCGTGCCCGCCTGGCGCTGCAGGAACAGCTCACCCAGCTTGAGCAGCAGTTTGGCGAACGCCTGCAGGCGGACCTGGCAGAACTGGCAACGCTCGCCCGTGACCTGCAGCAGACCCGCGCCACCGGCAGCCGCCGCCAGCTGATGCTGAGCGTGCGCGAGCGACTCCATCGCCTGGCGGGCGCGGCCGGGACCTTCGGTTTCGCCAGCCTCGGGGACAACGCCCGGCAGCTCGAACAGCGCGCCGATCGCTGGCTGGACTCGGCCAAGCCCGGCAGCCGCGCCGCCGATGCCTTCGCCGCCGCCCTGCTGCAACTGGCCAGCGAGACACCCGGGCAGGAGCGCGAAGGCGCAGCGGCGCTGCCGGTGCACCACGAAGAGCCGGCGCCGGGCTGCCGCATCTACCTGATGAAGCGCGACCCGATCGCCGCCACCAGCATGGCGGTGACCCTGCGCAACTTCGGCTACATGGTCAGCCAGTGGCATGATTTCGCCGCGCTCGAGCAGGCCCTGGCCAACGAGCTGCCCGATGCGCTGATCGTCGGCATCGAGCATGAAAGCGAGTTCGATGCACTGGCCGCGCTGCAGCAGAGCCTGGAGCAGCCCCTGCCGCTGCTGGTGATCCACGATCGCAACGACTTCACCAGCCAGCTGGCCGCGGTGCGCGCCGGTGCCCAGGGCTTCTTCGTCCGCCCGCTGGACATCACCCAGCTGGAAAACAGCCTGGAGCGCTGCCTCGACCGCCAGCAGGGCGAGCCCTTCCGTGTGCTGATCGTCGACGACGACGCCGAGCTGGCGGCGCGCTACAGCCTGGTGCTGCGCAACGCGCAGATGCAGGTGCAGACCCTCACCGAACCGACCCGCGTGCTGGACGCCATGCGCAGCTTCAACCCCGAGGTCGTGCTGCTGGACGTCAACATGCCGGAATGCTCGGGCCCGGAGCTCGCGCAGATGATCCGCCTGCATGACGAGTGGCTGTGGGTGACGATCATCTACCTGTCGGCGGAAACCGACACCCACCGGCAGATGGCCGCCCTGCTCAAGGCCGGCGACGATTTCATCACCAAGCCGATCAGCGACAGCGCGCTGGTGGCCGGTGTCTATTCGCATGCCCAGCGTGCCCGCTCGCTGAGCACCGCGCTGGCCCGCGACAGCCTGACCGGCCTGCTCAAGCACGCCGACATCAAGGAACAGCTGGCACTGGAGGTGCAGCGCAGCAGCCGCAGCGGCAAACCGGCAAGCGTGGTGATGCTCGACCTCGACCATTTCAAGCAGGTCAACGACACCTATGGGCACGCCGCCGGCGACAACGTGATCCGCGCCCTGGCCAACCTGCTGCGCCAGCGCCTGCGTCGCATCGATAGCCTCGGCCGCTACGGCGGCGAGGAGTTCGTCGCGGTACTGCCGGAATGCAGCGCGCTGCAGGCCAGGCGCATCTTCGACGAGATCCGCGTGCGCTTCGCCGCCCTGACGTTCAATGCGGGCGACCATCAGGAATTTCGCGTCACCTTCAGCGCCGGCATCTGCGAAACCGATGAGCACAGCGCCGCCAGCGTCCTGCTGGAGCGCGCCGACCAGGCGCTGTACCTGGCCAAGCACCAGGGCCGTAATCAGGTGCAGGTCGCCGAGCGCTGA
- a CDS encoding CHASE3 domain-containing protein: MPARLAIGWHSIAFLAAFALLAALGWQGKRTQETLLQTNRAVSHSLEVITSVQAILSSLQDIETGSRGFILTGDASYLEPYERGLNQLEGYRRSLEQLVEGRSYPDQRWFRTLDATIAERLQVAAGNVQARRDAGLQAAAERLRGAGGNLLMDRLRALLNAVEQQERRELKAASSAVAQTTERAQRLALIGSLVVVALLLIAFWAVHRNLRIRQQLAGAAQAGEARLGALLQAIPDYLYAVDHRQQVSSLAAGTARRRPSPRPSNPCCTTCSSSTKTAVCGRTPGARCRPGALSRFA, translated from the coding sequence TTGCCCGCAAGACTCGCGATCGGTTGGCATTCAATCGCATTTCTGGCTGCGTTCGCGCTGCTCGCCGCCCTTGGCTGGCAGGGCAAGCGAACCCAGGAAACGCTGCTGCAGACCAATCGGGCCGTCAGCCATAGCCTGGAGGTCATCACCTCGGTCCAGGCCATCCTCTCCTCCCTGCAGGACATCGAAACCGGCTCGCGCGGTTTCATCCTGACCGGCGATGCCAGCTACCTCGAACCCTACGAGCGCGGCCTGAATCAGCTGGAGGGCTATCGGCGTAGCCTGGAACAACTGGTCGAAGGCCGCAGCTATCCCGACCAGCGCTGGTTCCGCACGCTGGATGCAACCATTGCCGAACGCCTGCAGGTGGCTGCCGGCAATGTCCAGGCGCGCCGCGACGCCGGCCTGCAGGCGGCCGCCGAGCGCTTGCGCGGCGCCGGCGGCAACCTGCTGATGGATCGCCTGCGGGCGCTGCTCAACGCAGTGGAACAACAGGAGCGGCGCGAGCTGAAAGCAGCCAGCAGCGCCGTTGCCCAGACGACCGAGCGTGCCCAGCGTCTGGCCCTCATCGGCAGCCTGGTGGTGGTCGCGCTGCTTCTCATCGCCTTCTGGGCGGTACACCGTAATCTGCGCATCCGCCAGCAGCTGGCCGGCGCGGCGCAGGCAGGCGAGGCTCGGCTCGGAGCGCTGCTGCAGGCCATTCCGGATTACCTCTATGCGGTGGACCACCGACAGCAGGTATCCAGCCTGGCCGCGGGAACGGCTCGCCGGCGCCCCAGCCCGCGGCCATCGAACCCCTGCTGCACGACCTGCTCCAGCAGCACGAAGACAGCGGTCTGCGGCAGAACACCTGGTGCGAGGTGCAGACCCGGCGCACTTTCGAGGTTCGCCTGA